A stretch of Vannielia litorea DNA encodes these proteins:
- a CDS encoding FAD/NAD(P)-binding protein, which yields MTGRNGKRRIAIIGMGPRGLGALEALAARVAPGSVSVEIFDPVRPYGAGPNFSPDESELCLLNLPVRAVQIDPGRVGRFADWLGVEDPESYPPRADLGRYFAARFEAVAESLAPLMHAARVENVSREADGWYLEADGRHGPFDEVLTTQGQPRCEPDAQLAEWQNHAKTQGLPLFAAYPGQALRAAAQGWQGKVVGVRGLGLSTLDVMRLLTLGLGGRFEDGAYVPSGREPARILPFSLDGHAPAPKPATSEVDAGFDPEEGETRAFIGALAEAVGMAANAALERICAALVAPGMRLAQAPRREVERWLAAEREAPGSQETRGPIEALAAHMDMARGAVPEVGYALGQVWRKWQNELRQGFNPARMAPETAAALVKFDDALKRFSYGPPLRSAEELLALIRADVVDLRAVDDPDIRLVDDGWVLDGDAATLRAEVMVDAVLPSPALAPVTDRALAGLREDGWLHEVAEGLGGETAADGLALTRDGRPAPGLAVLGRMAAGSVIAVDSIHDCFGAAADRWANGVADRSGRRTD from the coding sequence ATGACAGGACGGAACGGCAAGCGCCGGATTGCGATCATCGGAATGGGACCGCGTGGCCTCGGCGCGCTCGAGGCGCTGGCCGCGCGGGTGGCGCCGGGCTCGGTTTCAGTGGAGATATTCGATCCGGTACGGCCATACGGAGCCGGCCCCAATTTCTCTCCGGACGAGAGCGAGCTGTGCTTGCTGAACCTGCCGGTGCGGGCGGTGCAGATCGACCCCGGCAGGGTTGGGCGGTTCGCCGACTGGCTGGGCGTCGAGGATCCAGAGAGCTATCCGCCCCGCGCCGATCTAGGGCGCTACTTTGCCGCGCGGTTCGAAGCGGTGGCAGAGAGCTTGGCTCCCCTGATGCATGCCGCACGGGTCGAGAACGTCAGCCGGGAGGCGGATGGCTGGTATCTGGAGGCCGATGGGCGGCACGGCCCCTTTGACGAGGTCCTGACCACGCAGGGCCAGCCCAGGTGCGAACCCGACGCGCAGCTGGCGGAATGGCAGAACCATGCGAAGACGCAGGGTTTGCCGCTCTTCGCAGCCTACCCGGGACAGGCGCTGCGGGCCGCGGCGCAGGGCTGGCAGGGCAAGGTCGTGGGCGTGCGCGGCCTCGGGCTCTCAACCCTCGACGTGATGCGCCTGCTGACGCTCGGCCTGGGAGGGCGTTTCGAGGACGGAGCCTATGTGCCGTCAGGCCGTGAACCCGCCAGGATCCTGCCGTTCTCGCTTGACGGCCACGCCCCGGCGCCCAAGCCCGCGACCTCTGAGGTGGACGCGGGTTTCGACCCTGAGGAAGGTGAGACGCGCGCTTTCATCGGGGCGCTTGCGGAGGCGGTCGGAATGGCGGCAAACGCGGCGCTGGAGCGGATTTGCGCCGCGCTTGTGGCCCCCGGCATGCGACTGGCGCAGGCGCCTCGCCGCGAGGTGGAGCGGTGGCTCGCCGCGGAGCGCGAAGCACCCGGCAGCCAAGAAACGCGCGGGCCGATCGAGGCGCTGGCGGCCCATATGGACATGGCGCGGGGTGCTGTGCCGGAGGTGGGCTATGCGCTGGGCCAGGTTTGGCGGAAGTGGCAGAACGAGTTGCGCCAAGGCTTCAACCCCGCGCGCATGGCGCCTGAGACGGCCGCCGCGCTGGTAAAGTTCGACGATGCGCTGAAACGCTTCTCCTACGGGCCGCCGTTGCGCTCGGCGGAGGAGCTGCTGGCGCTGATCCGGGCCGATGTGGTGGACCTGCGGGCGGTGGATGACCCGGATATCCGATTGGTCGATGACGGTTGGGTGCTGGATGGAGACGCAGCCACCCTGAGGGCCGAAGTGATGGTCGATGCCGTCCTGCCCTCCCCTGCCCTTGCGCCCGTTACCGACCGGGCGCTTGCCGGTCTGCGCGAGGACGGCTGGCTGCACGAGGTCGCCGAAGGGCTGGGCGGGGAGACTGCGGCCGACGGCCTGGCCCTCACCCGCGATGGCCGCCCTGCCCCGGGCCTCGCCGTGCTCGGGCGCATGGCAGCAGGAAGCGTGATCGCGGTCGACTCGATCCATGACTGCTTCGGCGCGGCGGCGGACCGCTGGGCAAACGGCGTGGCGGACCGCAGCGGAAGACGGACCGACTAG
- a CDS encoding IclR family transcriptional regulator has translation MRLSGKVSQYAPLENDCMATPINLSVMKAFDVLDLFDDTRRELTTEVVARELRLSHATAHRFLATLDAANVLTAVRRGSFAPGPRLARLGRMAEDLAPLPRSLQATLDRLRQALEESVMACRYTPRGPLCVAVSQADRPISVNIRTGTTLPMLTTAQGRLFLAGMTPRDRQVWARVQGISRASLAEIEPLLEGIRAAGHAVNRGDNEPDIAAVSVPVIAGERTVLTVSAFGTLGRFGADVQARAAGLLVKAASDLAREIDPARQSQKSGGRRESMHNDHTAMDRGGNEA, from the coding sequence ATGAGGCTGAGCGGCAAGGTGAGTCAATATGCGCCCCTGGAGAACGACTGCATGGCCACCCCGATCAATCTCTCCGTGATGAAAGCCTTCGACGTGCTGGATCTCTTCGACGACACTCGCCGCGAGCTGACGACGGAGGTGGTGGCGCGGGAGCTGCGGTTGTCGCATGCCACGGCGCACAGGTTCCTCGCCACGCTCGACGCCGCGAACGTGCTGACGGCGGTGCGTCGCGGGAGTTTCGCCCCTGGCCCGCGGCTTGCCCGCCTCGGCCGGATGGCAGAAGATCTGGCTCCCCTGCCCCGCAGCCTCCAAGCCACGCTCGACCGATTGCGGCAGGCGCTGGAGGAGTCGGTAATGGCCTGCCGGTACACGCCGCGCGGCCCGCTTTGCGTGGCCGTGAGCCAGGCTGACAGGCCGATATCGGTGAACATCCGCACCGGCACCACCCTGCCGATGCTCACCACCGCGCAGGGGCGGCTCTTTCTCGCCGGGATGACCCCACGCGACCGGCAGGTCTGGGCCAGGGTGCAGGGCATTTCTCGGGCGAGCCTCGCAGAGATCGAGCCGCTGCTGGAGGGTATCCGCGCGGCGGGCCACGCAGTGAATCGCGGTGACAACGAGCCCGACATCGCCGCCGTTTCCGTGCCGGTGATCGCGGGTGAACGCACGGTTCTGACGGTGTCGGCCTTCGGAACGCTGGGCCGATTTGGGGCCGATGTGCAGGCCCGAGCTGCCGGACTTCTCGTGAAGGCGGCCTCCGACCTTGCGCGCGAGATCGACCCTGCACGTCAAAGCCAAAAATCCGGTGGGAGGAGAGAGTCCATGCATAACGACCACACCGCCATGGACCGCGGCGGCAACGAGGCCTGA
- the soxZ gene encoding thiosulfate oxidation carrier complex protein SoxZ, which translates to MASDVKPRVKVPKSASAGETITIKTLISHAMESGQRKDSDGNPIPRSIINHFTCTFNGETVIDVVMEPAISTNPYFEFDAVVPESGTFEFTWQDDDGSTYTDTKEITVG; encoded by the coding sequence ATGGCATCCGATGTCAAACCCCGGGTCAAAGTCCCGAAGAGCGCCTCTGCCGGTGAGACCATCACCATCAAGACGCTGATCTCGCACGCAATGGAAAGCGGCCAGCGCAAGGACAGCGACGGCAACCCGATCCCGCGTTCGATCATCAACCACTTCACCTGCACCTTCAACGGTGAGACCGTGATTGACGTGGTGATGGAGCCGGCGATCTCGACCAACCCCTATTTCGAGTTCGACGCCGTCGTGCCCGAGAGCGGGACGTTCGAGTTTACCTGGCAGGATGACGACGGCTCGACTTACACCGACACGAAAGAGATCACCGTTGGCTGA
- the soxX gene encoding sulfur oxidation c-type cytochrome SoxX, whose translation MKNTLGMAAIMAFAGSGLLAEAVAPAEVAYDDYGAVEVSLTGAPGNVENGAVLMNKGSGNCVACHQIAALPELAFQGEIGPALDGAGSRWTEAELRGIVANAKKTFDGTMMPSFYKTEGYIRLGNGFTGKAAEGDVPPLLTAQDVEDVVAFLMTLKDE comes from the coding sequence ATGAAGAACACGCTAGGAATGGCGGCCATCATGGCATTCGCAGGCAGCGGCCTGCTGGCTGAGGCCGTTGCACCCGCTGAAGTGGCCTACGACGACTATGGTGCCGTCGAGGTCTCGCTCACCGGCGCGCCGGGCAATGTCGAGAACGGTGCGGTCCTGATGAACAAGGGCTCGGGCAATTGCGTTGCCTGCCACCAGATCGCGGCGCTTCCCGAACTCGCCTTCCAGGGCGAGATCGGCCCGGCGCTCGACGGCGCGGGCAGCCGCTGGACCGAGGCCGAACTGCGCGGGATCGTCGCAAACGCCAAGAAAACCTTCGACGGCACCATGATGCCTTCTTTCTACAAGACCGAAGGCTACATCCGCCTTGGCAACGGCTTCACCGGCAAGGCCGCCGAGGGCGATGTGCCGCCGCTGCTCACGGCGCAGGACGTCGAGGACGTGGTGGCCTTCCTGATGACGCTCAAAGACGAATGA
- a CDS encoding thioredoxin family protein: MKRILTFFAALLMAGSAHAAELGDDGLHKEPWFRDTFKDMREDLAEANAEGKRFVVMIEQRGCIYCTKMHEEVYSDPEVKKLIEDNFYVVQINMFGDIEVTDFDGEALAEKDAVKRWNALFTPTILFFPEDVGADLTAAQAAVVTMPGAFGKWTTVNLLNWVLEKGYEGDEPFQKYHARKFAEQQG; the protein is encoded by the coding sequence ATGAAACGCATTCTCACCTTCTTCGCCGCCCTCCTCATGGCGGGCTCCGCCCATGCGGCCGAACTGGGAGACGACGGGCTGCACAAGGAGCCGTGGTTCCGCGACACCTTCAAGGACATGCGCGAGGACCTCGCCGAGGCCAATGCCGAGGGCAAGCGGTTCGTTGTGATGATCGAGCAGCGTGGCTGCATCTACTGCACCAAGATGCATGAAGAGGTCTATTCGGATCCCGAGGTGAAGAAACTGATCGAAGACAACTTCTACGTCGTGCAGATCAACATGTTCGGCGATATCGAGGTCACGGATTTCGACGGCGAGGCCCTGGCCGAGAAGGATGCCGTCAAGCGCTGGAACGCGCTCTTCACGCCGACGATTCTCTTCTTCCCTGAAGACGTGGGTGCCGATCTGACCGCCGCACAGGCTGCCGTGGTGACAATGCCCGGCGCCTTCGGTAAGTGGACAACGGTGAACCTGCTCAACTGGGTTCTGGAAAAGGGCTACGAGGGCGATGAACCCTTCCAGAAGTATCATGCCCGCAAGTTCGCGGAACAGCAGGGCTGA
- a CDS encoding ArsR/SmtB family transcription factor, which translates to MLDEKPNLPVFDKNMCAEDMDRMVANATAAANFLKAISHEGRLMILCHLATGEKTVTELEELLSARQAAVSQQLSRLRLEGLVTPRRDGKAIYYSLADDRPKKMMEVVYEMFCKEG; encoded by the coding sequence ATGCTGGACGAAAAGCCCAACCTGCCGGTGTTCGACAAGAACATGTGCGCCGAGGACATGGACCGGATGGTGGCCAATGCGACCGCCGCCGCGAACTTTCTCAAGGCGATCAGCCATGAGGGCCGGTTGATGATTCTCTGCCACCTCGCAACCGGCGAAAAGACGGTGACCGAGTTGGAAGAACTTCTCTCGGCGCGCCAGGCCGCGGTCTCGCAGCAGCTCTCGCGGCTCCGGCTCGAAGGGCTCGTCACCCCGCGCCGCGACGGCAAGGCGATTTACTACAGCCTTGCGGACGACCGCCCGAAGAAGATGATGGAAGTCGTCTACGAGATGTTCTGCAAGGAGGGCTGA
- the soxY gene encoding thiosulfate oxidation carrier protein SoxY: MNLSRRDTLFLGAGAALAAVLPMPAMADAVADAIAAFTGGVTPSEGGVTVDAPEIAENGNTVPIGVEAEGAESIMLLATGNPTPAVATFTFGPLAARQAGATRIRLAKTQDVIAVAKMPDGSFKQASATVKVTIGGCGG, from the coding sequence ATGAACCTTAGCAGACGAGACACCCTGTTTCTGGGCGCTGGCGCCGCTCTGGCCGCCGTACTTCCGATGCCTGCCATGGCCGATGCCGTGGCTGACGCAATCGCCGCCTTCACCGGCGGGGTCACCCCCTCCGAGGGCGGTGTGACCGTGGACGCGCCCGAGATCGCCGAGAACGGCAACACCGTTCCGATCGGCGTCGAGGCCGAGGGCGCCGAGAGCATCATGCTTCTCGCGACCGGCAACCCCACGCCCGCCGTGGCCACCTTCACATTCGGCCCGCTGGCCGCGCGCCAGGCTGGTGCCACCCGCATCCGCCTTGCCAAGACGCAGGACGTGATCGCCGTCGCCAAGATGCCCGACGGCAGCTTCAAGCAGGCGTCGGCTACCGTGAAAGTCACCATCGGCGGCTGCGGCGGCTGA
- the soxA gene encoding sulfur oxidation c-type cytochrome SoxA, whose translation MAIAAAVSALAVTAHAGPDEDQLTINEEIEIVTEAPAPAHLEGVVDTIYSGWRFRSDETQAMQMDDFDNPGLVGVESAQAAFAAVDGTEGKACADCHNSPEDLAGVKAVYPKWNEEAGEVRTIEMQINDCRTTRMGAEEWKYSGGEMTDMVALMAFVSRGMPVDVAIDGPAQSTWEQGKEIYYTRYGQLELACANCHEDNWGNMIRADHLSQGQINGFPTYRLKNTKLNAVHDRFRGCVRDTMAETFAVGSPEFVALELYVASRGNGLSVEGPSVRN comes from the coding sequence GTGGCCATCGCCGCAGCCGTGTCCGCACTGGCGGTCACGGCGCACGCGGGGCCCGATGAAGACCAGCTGACGATCAACGAGGAGATCGAGATCGTCACCGAAGCCCCCGCACCTGCGCATCTCGAAGGCGTGGTGGACACCATCTATTCTGGCTGGCGGTTCCGTTCCGACGAGACTCAGGCCATGCAGATGGACGACTTCGACAACCCCGGCTTGGTCGGGGTGGAGAGCGCGCAGGCCGCCTTTGCCGCGGTCGATGGCACCGAGGGCAAGGCCTGCGCCGACTGCCACAACTCCCCCGAGGATCTGGCCGGCGTAAAGGCGGTCTATCCAAAGTGGAACGAGGAGGCTGGCGAAGTCCGGACGATCGAGATGCAGATCAACGATTGCCGGACCACCCGCATGGGCGCCGAGGAATGGAAATATTCCGGCGGCGAGATGACCGACATGGTCGCGCTCATGGCCTTCGTGTCGCGCGGCATGCCGGTCGATGTGGCGATTGACGGTCCGGCCCAGTCCACCTGGGAGCAGGGCAAGGAGATCTACTATACCCGCTACGGCCAGCTCGAACTGGCCTGCGCCAACTGCCACGAAGACAACTGGGGCAACATGATCCGGGCCGATCACCTGAGCCAGGGTCAGATCAACGGCTTCCCGACCTACCGGCTGAAGAACACCAAGCTGAATGCCGTGCACGACCGTTTCCGCGGCTGCGTGCGCGACACCATGGCCGAAACCTTTGCCGTGGGCAGCCCCGAGTTCGTCGCCCTTGAGCTCTACGTCGCCTCGCGCGGCAATGGCCTCTCGGTCGAGGGCCCCTCGGTTCGCAACTAA
- a CDS encoding YeeE/YedE family protein produces MLDRIGDANAVALVGLVGGILLGLAARIGRFCTLGAIEDQLYAADTRRLRMWALAIGTSVIGVALARAGGLFDPLETLYLNRVWTPLGSIAGGLMFGYGMAIAGNCGYGALSRLGGGDLRGFIIVLVMGLSAYAVLSGPLARLRIWLLPVDDAAVRSQGFAESLAGATGLSPVFFALVLGVALLALALSSRDMLRSPRHILWGVVVGLAILSGWIGTYFVAHTGFDAERITSHTFSQPLGDTIFWLMTASGNTLSFSVGSVVGVLVGAFAGSLFKGHFRWEACEDPRELKRQIIGAAIMGPGAVLAVGCSVGQGISAFSVLAWSAPVTFAAIYAGAALGLKQLISGFHTARG; encoded by the coding sequence CTGCTCGACAGGATCGGCGATGCCAACGCGGTGGCCCTCGTGGGCCTTGTGGGGGGCATACTGCTTGGGCTGGCCGCGCGGATCGGTCGATTCTGCACGCTGGGGGCGATCGAGGATCAGCTCTACGCCGCCGACACCCGCCGCCTGAGGATGTGGGCGCTCGCCATCGGCACCTCCGTCATCGGGGTGGCCCTGGCCCGCGCGGGCGGCCTGTTCGACCCCCTGGAAACGCTCTATCTCAACCGCGTCTGGACCCCTTTGGGCAGTATCGCGGGGGGGCTGATGTTCGGCTATGGCATGGCGATCGCGGGCAACTGCGGCTACGGCGCCCTGTCCCGGCTGGGCGGCGGCGACTTGCGCGGGTTCATCATCGTGCTGGTCATGGGCCTGTCTGCCTACGCGGTGCTGTCGGGGCCTCTTGCCAGACTGCGAATCTGGCTCTTGCCGGTAGATGACGCCGCGGTGCGGTCGCAGGGATTTGCCGAGAGCCTTGCCGGAGCGACCGGGCTATCACCCGTGTTCTTTGCATTGGTGCTGGGCGTGGCCCTGCTGGCGCTTGCGCTTTCGAGCCGCGACATGCTGCGATCGCCCCGACACATCCTCTGGGGTGTGGTTGTCGGCCTCGCAATCCTGTCGGGGTGGATCGGCACCTATTTCGTGGCGCATACCGGCTTCGATGCCGAACGGATCACCTCGCACACCTTCTCGCAGCCGCTCGGCGACACGATCTTCTGGCTGATGACAGCGAGCGGCAACACGCTGTCGTTCAGCGTGGGCTCGGTGGTCGGCGTGCTGGTCGGCGCCTTTGCCGGCTCGCTCTTCAAGGGTCACTTCCGCTGGGAAGCCTGCGAAGACCCGCGCGAGTTGAAGCGGCAGATCATCGGAGCGGCGATCATGGGGCCCGGTGCGGTGCTGGCGGTGGGCTGTTCGGTGGGCCAGGGGATCAGCGCCTTCTCCGTGCTGGCCTGGTCGGCGCCGGTGACCTTTGCGGCAATCTACGCGGGCGCGGCGCTCGGGTTGAAGCAGCTGATTTCGGGCTTCCACACGGCGCGCGGATAG
- a CDS encoding thiamine pyrophosphate-requiring protein, whose amino-acid sequence MKDGSSITAGGAIFGKLKALGVDYVFANSGTDFPPIIEGLVEARRAGLDLPTPVTVPHEHAAVSMAHGYWQVTGRPQAVLLHTNVGLSNGATAAINAWCDQVPMILMSGRTPVTEHSRFGARTVPIGWGQEMFDQEALIRETTKWNYELRFPDQISELMDRAWAIANSTPKGPVYLSLPREVLCEPCPRAGLEAPSRISPVVSAPDRAALVRAAEALARAENPLIIAQRGAGSEAGFAALANLCEAHAFPLSHYWSNQLAMPLSHPMQIGADPGPWLAEADVVLVLDALAPWFPDKVRLREDATVIMAGPDPLFSRTPVRNFPAAITLAGPVDRVIEDLARALEAEPTDAEGTAARRARITGASSKARAQAVSVAEAGAASPMSKEWVSLCLGRAIKAQARQGRRATVFHELGCPLMPLDLEQPDSYFQEPHSGGLGWGLPAAIGAQLAHPDRLIFATMGDGSYMFANPTACHLVAEAQAAPVIVLVLNNEEWGAVRHSVEGLYPAGAARAANEVPLTSLRPSPDFTRTAEASRAWTATVTSGADLPSTLERAIQVATTERRQVLLNIAIARTAPH is encoded by the coding sequence ATGAAGGATGGTTCTTCGATCACTGCGGGCGGAGCGATCTTCGGGAAACTGAAGGCGCTGGGCGTCGACTATGTCTTCGCCAACTCGGGCACCGACTTTCCGCCGATCATCGAAGGCCTGGTGGAGGCCCGCCGGGCCGGGCTCGACCTGCCCACGCCCGTCACCGTGCCTCATGAGCACGCGGCGGTCTCGATGGCGCACGGCTACTGGCAGGTGACCGGCCGGCCACAGGCGGTGCTTCTGCACACCAACGTGGGCCTGTCCAACGGGGCGACGGCCGCGATCAACGCATGGTGCGACCAGGTGCCGATGATTCTCATGTCGGGCCGAACCCCGGTGACAGAGCACAGCCGCTTCGGCGCGCGCACCGTGCCGATCGGTTGGGGGCAGGAAATGTTCGACCAGGAGGCGCTGATCCGCGAGACGACGAAGTGGAACTACGAACTGCGCTTCCCCGACCAGATTTCGGAGTTGATGGACCGCGCCTGGGCGATCGCCAATTCGACGCCCAAGGGTCCGGTCTACCTGAGCCTGCCCCGCGAGGTGCTGTGCGAGCCCTGCCCTCGGGCCGGTCTGGAGGCCCCCTCGCGCATCTCCCCGGTCGTCAGCGCGCCGGACAGGGCGGCGTTGGTACGGGCTGCCGAGGCGCTGGCACGGGCCGAGAACCCGCTGATCATTGCCCAGCGTGGCGCAGGCAGTGAGGCAGGTTTTGCGGCGCTCGCCAACCTGTGCGAGGCCCACGCCTTCCCGCTCTCGCATTACTGGTCGAACCAGCTCGCCATGCCACTCTCGCACCCGATGCAGATCGGTGCCGACCCGGGCCCCTGGCTTGCCGAGGCAGATGTGGTGCTGGTGCTCGATGCTTTGGCACCCTGGTTCCCCGACAAGGTGCGGCTGCGCGAGGATGCGACCGTTATCATGGCGGGTCCCGACCCGCTCTTTTCCCGGACACCCGTGCGAAACTTTCCTGCGGCAATCACTCTCGCCGGACCTGTCGACCGGGTCATCGAAGATCTTGCACGGGCGCTGGAGGCGGAGCCGACTGACGCCGAAGGCACCGCCGCGCGTCGCGCCCGCATCACTGGCGCCTCTTCGAAAGCCCGCGCCCAGGCCGTTTCCGTCGCCGAAGCGGGTGCGGCTTCGCCGATGAGCAAGGAGTGGGTCAGCCTTTGCCTCGGCCGCGCGATCAAGGCGCAAGCCCGGCAAGGCCGACGCGCCACCGTGTTTCATGAGCTGGGCTGCCCGCTCATGCCGCTCGATCTGGAGCAACCCGACAGCTACTTTCAGGAGCCTCATTCCGGCGGCCTCGGATGGGGCTTGCCTGCGGCCATCGGGGCGCAGCTTGCGCATCCCGACCGGCTCATCTTTGCTACCATGGGCGACGGCAGCTATATGTTCGCCAATCCGACCGCCTGTCATCTTGTCGCCGAGGCGCAGGCGGCTCCGGTGATCGTGTTGGTTCTCAACAACGAAGAATGGGGGGCCGTGCGGCACTCGGTCGAGGGGCTCTATCCCGCGGGCGCGGCACGGGCGGCCAACGAGGTGCCGCTCACGTCGCTGCGCCCCAGCCCCGACTTCACCCGCACCGCCGAGGCGAGCCGGGCCTGGACCGCGACCGTAACCAGTGGCGCCGATCTGCCCTCTACTCTGGAGCGCGCCATCCAAGTCGCCACCACCGAGCGGCGGCAAGTTCTGCTCAACATCGCCATCGCCCGAACCGCGCCGCACTGA
- a CDS encoding cytochrome c biogenesis CcdA family protein, with amino-acid sequence MLLDVGIWSAFLGGLIVFFSPCVLPIVPFYLSYMAGVGMSEISADGTLARGARLRLVASAVMFSLGMMTVFAILGAGAFAISELFKTYIDWFRYAAGALVLIMGLHFLGVFRIGFLDRSFQMQAGDTSNMTIWSSYLVGLAFMAGWTPCVGGVLTGVFMMASTDETAWRGLLMVNVFGAGMVLPFIIAALFTAPFMQFAGSFRKHLGKMEKVMGALLILFAVLILTGTVNAIAWWLIEKVPAFTN; translated from the coding sequence ATGCTGCTCGACGTCGGCATCTGGAGCGCCTTTCTGGGCGGGCTCATCGTGTTCTTCTCGCCCTGCGTGCTGCCTATCGTGCCGTTTTATCTCAGCTACATGGCGGGAGTCGGCATGTCGGAGATCTCTGCCGACGGCACCCTTGCGCGGGGTGCCCGCCTCCGCCTCGTTGCCTCGGCCGTGATGTTCTCGCTCGGAATGATGACCGTCTTCGCGATCCTGGGCGCCGGTGCCTTTGCCATCTCCGAGCTGTTCAAGACCTACATCGACTGGTTCCGCTACGCCGCCGGGGCGCTGGTGCTCATCATGGGCCTCCACTTTCTCGGGGTCTTCCGCATCGGCTTTCTCGACCGCAGCTTCCAGATGCAGGCCGGCGACACCTCCAACATGACGATCTGGTCGAGCTACCTTGTGGGCCTCGCCTTCATGGCCGGCTGGACGCCCTGCGTCGGCGGCGTGCTTACCGGCGTTTTCATGATGGCCTCGACGGACGAAACCGCCTGGCGCGGTCTTCTGATGGTCAACGTCTTCGGCGCTGGCATGGTGCTGCCCTTCATCATCGCCGCGCTCTTCACCGCGCCCTTCATGCAATTCGCCGGGAGCTTCCGAAAGCACCTCGGCAAGATGGAGAAGGTCATGGGTGCCTTGCTCATCCTCTTTGCCGTTCTAATTCTAACCGGGACCGTCAATGCCATCGCCTGGTGGCTGATCGAAAAGGTCCCGGCCTTCACCAACTGA